The genomic DNA TATTTTGGTTGAAAATTATAACAAATTAAAGACGAAAGATTAATGGCAAGAAAGAAGAAAATCTACAAAAAGAAAGGGAAAGTAATAAAAGATTTAACACGTAATATATTTAAAATACTTAATGAAGATAGCAGTAAGTTTTATAATTATAAACAAATAGCTGCTAAAATGGGAATTGCTGATACAGATGGTAAAACTCAAATATTAAAAAAATTAGCTGAATTAACTGCTACTAAAAAAATTAAGGAAATTGATAGAGGTAAATACCAAATAAATGAAGATAGGAAATATCATATAGGTATATTAGATGTTACTTCTAATGGGAATGCCTATTTTATTTCTGATGATTTTGAAAACGATGTTTTTGTACCTTCAGTAAATTTAGGAAAAGGATTACATAATGATACTGTTCGAGTATATGTTTATAAAAAGAAACGAAGTAATAAATTAGAAGCAGATGTAGTTGAAATACTAGAACGAGCTAAAAAAGAGTTTGTTGGAGTTTTACAAATGAGTAAAAATTTCGGATTTGTATTGCCAGATAGTAATAAAATGTATGCAGATATTTTTATTTCCCAAAATAAATTAAATGGAGCGGAGCATGGTGATAAAGTAGTAGCAAAAATTACAGATTGGCCAGAAAACTCTAAAAATCCATTTGGAAAAATAACACAAGTTTTAGGAAAACCAGGAGATCATGATACCGAAATTCATTCTATTTTATTAGAATATGGTTTGCCTTATGAATTTCCAGCAGAAGTTGAAAAAGAAGCAGCTACGTTACCTATAGAAATAACAGCAGAAGAAATAGCAAAGAGAAGAGATATGCGTAAAGATTTAACTTTTACAATAGATCCTAAAGATGCAAAAGATTTCGATGATGCTTTGTCATTTACTAAATTAGAAAATGGAAATTATGAAATAGGAGTGCATATTGCTGATGTATCTCATTATGTACAACCAAAAACAATTTTAGATGATGAAGCTTATAGCAGAGCAACTTCTGTTTATTTAGTTGACAGAGTGGTACCTATGCTACCAGAAATGTTATCAAATGGTGTATGTTCGTTAAGACCTCATGAAGAAAAATTAACATTTTCTGCTGTGTTTGAGATGAATGAAAAAGCAGAACTGGTAAACCAATGGTTTGGAAGAACAGTAACCTATTCAGATCAACGATTTGCTTATGAAGAAGCACAAGCAATTATAGAAAATTGTTCCTTATCAGAAATAAATAAAGGATATACAATGCCAATAGATATTTCTATTATTGATAAAGAGTATCAAGTGGCACCAGCACTTGTAGAAGCTACTTTAAAATTAGATGAGTTAGCTAAGAAATTGCGTAAAAAACGTATGAAAGAAGGAGCTATTTCATTTGATAGAGTAGAAGTAAAATTTAATTTAGATGAAGCTGCAAATCCTATAGGAGTTTACTTTAAAGAGTCAAAAGATGCTAACAAATTAATTGAAGAATTTATGTTATTAGCTAATAGAAAAGTGGCAGAGTTTATAGGATTCTCTAAAGGGAAAGCAACTAATAAGACGTTTATTTATAGAATTCATGATGAGCCAGATATCGAAAAATTAGCATCACTACAAAGTATTATAGGTAAATTTGGTTATAAAATAGATACAGCATCAAAAGAAAGTACTTCAGAATCTTTGAATAAATTGCTACATGATGTTCATGGTAAAGGAGAAGCAAATATGGTAGAAACTTTGGCAATTCGTTCTATGAGTAAAGCTGCATATACTACTCAAAATATAGGACATTACGGATTGGCTTTTGATTATTATAGTCATTTTACCTCTCCAATTCGGCGTTATCCAGATGTAATGACTCATCGTTTATTGCAACATTATTTAGATGGTGCTAGTTCACCTAAAGCAGAAATTTATGAAGAAAAGTGTAAACATTCTTCAAAAATGGAAGAATTAGCTTCTAAAGCAGAGCGTGAAAGCATTAAGTATATGCAGGTAAAATATATGCAAGACCATAAAAATGAAGCATTTGAAGGAGTTATTTCAGGAGTTACAGAGTGGGGAATTTATGTAGAAATAAAATCAAATAAATGTGAAGGAATGGTGCGTATTCGTGATATAAAAGACGATTACTATATTTTTGACGAAAAACAATATGCTATTGTTGGACAATCAACAAAAAATACCATTCAATTAGGTGATGAAGTAGTTGTAAAAGTAAAACATACAGATCTGGAACGTAAGCATTTAGATTTTGAATTAATAAGTCATTAATTTACTTGGAGAGAAATTATTGTACATATAAAGAAATTTTTAAAAAAGAAACATTTCCATTGGCTTATATTGATATGGAAATGTTAGATGCTAACGTAAAAATACTCACGGAACGAGCTAACAGAGGCACCATTAGAATTGCATCAAAATCAGTAAGAAGTATTGAAATTCTTAAGTACTTATTTAGGAAATCAAATAAGTTTAAAGGAATTATGTCATTTACAGCTCTTGAAAGTTTGTTTTTAGTTAAACAAGGTTTTGATGATATTTTGTTAGGATACCCTTGTGTAGATAAAAATTTGATATCGCAAATAGCTGATGTAATTTTAAAAAATAAAACGATTGTATTAATGGTTGACAAAATAGAGCATGTTGCGCTTATTAATGCAGTAGGAAAGGAAAAAAAAGTACAACTGCCTATTTGTATAGATTTAGATTGTTCTTCTGATTTTGGCCCCATTCATTTTGGAGTTTGGCGCTCTTCTATAACAAATAATCAACAATTACAAAAGTTATTAAATAGCATTAAAAAATCACATTTTGTTAAATTAGATGGGCTTATGGGCTATGAAGCTCAAATAGCAGGCTTAGGTGACAATGTAAAAGGAGATACAATTAAAAACTTAATGATAAAAATTTTAAAAAACCGCTCTATCAGTAAAATCAGAAAAAGAAGAACCGCTGCAATTAATTTGATAAAGAAAAATGGTTTTGATCTTCGATTTATAAATGGCGGAGGAACAGGAAGTATTAAAGAAACTTTAGAGGAAAAAGAAATTACTGAAATAACCATAGGATCAGGATTTTATAACCCTCATTTATTTGATAATTATCGTGATTTTCAATTAAATCCGTCTGCGGGATTTGCCATACAAATCGTAAGAAATCCTAAAGAAAACTACTATACATGCCATGGAGGAGGATATATTGCTTCAGGAAGTATAGATAAACTTAAAGCACCTAAAATAGATTTATTAGAAGGAGCAAGATTCGTAGCTAATGAAGGCTGTGGAGAAGTACAAACCCCTATTGTTTATAAAGGAAAAGAGCATTTAAAAATAGGAGATCCTGTTTTTTTACGCCATGCAAAAGCAGGTGAATTATGTGAACGTTTTAATGAAATATATAGAATAAGGAATCATAAAATTATAGATAAAGTTACTACTTATAGAGGTGATGGCTTTGCTTTTCTCTAAACATATAAAAAATGAAGAATTGGTCTGAAAATCAACAATGGAATCCTAAACAATTTTTACAACCTTCAACTGAAAAGGAAATCATAGAGATTGTTTCAGAGGCAATTAAAAACCAAAGAAAAATAAGAATTTATGGGAGTAAACATTCTTTTAGTTCTTTAAATAATACAGATGATATTTGTTTGAATTTAGATAACTATCAAGGAATAGTGAAGATAAATGAAGCAAATAATTATGTAACAGTAAGAGGAGGAACTAAACTATATAAACTAACTAGTTTATTAGCATCTTATGGTTTTGCTATGGAAAATATGGGAGATGTTGATAAACAATCCATTGCAGGTGCAATTGGTACAGGTACTCATGGAACAGGTGTAAAATTGGGTAGTATAAGTACTCAAGTTGTCGGAATTAAGTTTATAAATGGTTTGGGAGAAACAGTATATTGCTCAGAACATGAGAATAGAGAGCTGTTTAAATGTTTACAAATTTCATTAGGAGTTTTTGGTATCATAACTGAAGTAACACTTAAATGTGTAGCTAACTATAAATTAAAATTAGAGAAAAAATCAGAGTTATTAACAGATGTATTAACAAACCTAGAAGCTTTAAATAAAAACAACAGAAACTTTGAATTTTATTGGTTACCCTATACAAATTCAGTACAAACAAAATATTCCAATATAACTGATAAAGAAGAAGATAAAGATAGTTTTCTAAACTATTTTAATGATATAATTATAGAAAATTATGTATTTAAGCTTCTTTGTAACTCAGCCAAATGGTTTCCTAAGTTAAATACTACAGTAGCTAAAATTTCGTCAAATTTTTTATCAAACACCACCAAAATAAAAGACAGTAAAAATGTATATGCTACACCAAGATTGGTAAAATTTACAGAAATGGAGTATAATATTCCTATAGAAGCATACAAAGAGGCCATGAAAGATATAGTAAATTGTATTTATCGTAAGAAGTTTAATATTCATTTTCCTATTGAAAATAGATTTGTTCAAAAAGATGATATTTATATAAGTCCTGCTTATCAAAGAGAATCGGCATATATTGCTTGCCATGTATATAAAGGCAAGGAGTACAAGAAGTATTTTGAAGCGTTAGAAGAAATATTTTCGAAATACGAAGGCAGGCCTCATTGGGGAAAAATACATTACAAAAAAGCAGAGTATTTTTACGAAAAATATCCTATGTTTGGGGTGTATAATGAACAAAGAAAAAGACAAGATCCTGAGGAAATCTTTCTAAACGAAAATCTACGTAATATATTAATGGTTTGAGATACTTTTTTTTAATAAAACCAGTTGGTATAATTATTGATCTTGTTAGTAATAATGTAAAAGTCATGAAGAAAACAGCATTTTTGGGTTTGTTTTTGATAACAGCATTGGTATCAGCACAAACAACTATAAGTAAGCATTTAGGAGATTTCTCTACTTTAAAGGTATATAACGGGATTGATGTAGAGTTGATTAAATCAAATGAGCAAAAGCTTGAAATTACAGGAGAAAAAGCAGAGAAAGTAAAAGTAAAAAATGACGGAGTTACCTTAAAAATCTTATTAAGATTTCCAGAAACAACAGCTGATAAAAAGGTATATGTAAAGTTGTATTTTAAAGATGATATTCAAATAATAGATGCTAATGAAGGGGCTACCATTACAGGAAAAGGTTTTAAACAGCAAAAAATAGAAGTAAAAGTGCAAGAAGGTGCTTTTATGAATTTGGTAGTTGATATTAAGCATTTAAAAGTAAAATCCTCTTCAGGAGGGGTGTTAAAATTATCAGGAGTAGCTAAAAATCAAGTAGTCAACGTAGATTTAGGAGGGGTATATCATGGATATAATTTAACAGCTTCTGAAATATCTATAGTAAAAGCAGCTTCGGGTGCAAAGGCAGAAATACAAGCTAGTGAAACTTTAGATTTAAAAGTGAGTTTTGGAGGATCAATATTTTACAAAGGAAGTCCTGAAGTCTTAAAAACTAAAAAAGTTATAGGAGGAATCATTGAACAAAGAAGTTAAATAGTATTCGTTTCGGATGGTATCAAAAGCTTTTGTATCTTTGTAAGGTAAAAATTAGAATAAATGAATACACTTACTATATTTCTTGGATTTGTTGGACCTTGGCAGATAGCTATTATTGTAGCCTTGGTTTTATTAATGTTTGGTGGTCGTAAGATACCTGAGTTAATGAAAGGCTTAGGTACAGGAATAAAAGAGTTTAAAGACGCTACAAGATCTGAAGAAGACGAAAAAATAGAGGAAAAAAAATAAACTTTTTTAGAGATAAAAATAAAAAGGTCGAAACTAGTTTTAGTTTCGACCTTTTTTGTAGCTCATATTTTAATTATTCTTCTTTCTTTTTTGCTTTTTTCATAGCTTCTCCTATTTGATTACTAGCAGTAAAACTAGCAACCATATCATTTAGCATTTGGCTTCCTGCTTGGGGAGAATTAGGTAATAATATTAAATTACTATTAGTTTCTTGTCCAATAGATTGTAGCGTATCATAATGTTGTGTAACTACAATTAAAGCAGAAGCCTCTTGTGAATTGATACCTACTTTGTTTAAGACTTCTACAGATTCTTCCAAACCACGTGCAATTTCTCTACGTTGATCTGCAATACCTTGACCTTGTAATCGTTTACTTTCTGCTTCAGCTTTTGCTTTTTCAACAATTAAAATACGTTGGGCATCACCTTCATATTGAGCAGCTACTTTTTCACGTTCA from Tenacibaculum maritimum NCIMB 2154 includes the following:
- a CDS encoding D-arabinono-1,4-lactone oxidase; translated protein: MKNWSENQQWNPKQFLQPSTEKEIIEIVSEAIKNQRKIRIYGSKHSFSSLNNTDDICLNLDNYQGIVKINEANNYVTVRGGTKLYKLTSLLASYGFAMENMGDVDKQSIAGAIGTGTHGTGVKLGSISTQVVGIKFINGLGETVYCSEHENRELFKCLQISLGVFGIITEVTLKCVANYKLKLEKKSELLTDVLTNLEALNKNNRNFEFYWLPYTNSVQTKYSNITDKEEDKDSFLNYFNDIIIENYVFKLLCNSAKWFPKLNTTVAKISSNFLSNTTKIKDSKNVYATPRLVKFTEMEYNIPIEAYKEAMKDIVNCIYRKKFNIHFPIENRFVQKDDIYISPAYQRESAYIACHVYKGKEYKKYFEALEEIFSKYEGRPHWGKIHYKKAEYFYEKYPMFGVYNEQRKRQDPEEIFLNENLRNILMV
- a CDS encoding head GIN domain-containing protein, which translates into the protein MKKTAFLGLFLITALVSAQTTISKHLGDFSTLKVYNGIDVELIKSNEQKLEITGEKAEKVKVKNDGVTLKILLRFPETTADKKVYVKLYFKDDIQIIDANEGATITGKGFKQQKIEVKVQEGAFMNLVVDIKHLKVKSSSGGVLKLSGVAKNQVVNVDLGGVYHGYNLTASEISIVKAASGAKAEIQASETLDLKVSFGGSIFYKGSPEVLKTKKVIGGIIEQRS
- a CDS encoding Sec-independent protein translocase subunit TatA/TatB; translated protein: MNTLTIFLGFVGPWQIAIIVALVLLMFGGRKIPELMKGLGTGIKEFKDATRSEEDEKIEEKK
- the rnr gene encoding ribonuclease R, giving the protein MARKKKIYKKKGKVIKDLTRNIFKILNEDSSKFYNYKQIAAKMGIADTDGKTQILKKLAELTATKKIKEIDRGKYQINEDRKYHIGILDVTSNGNAYFISDDFENDVFVPSVNLGKGLHNDTVRVYVYKKKRSNKLEADVVEILERAKKEFVGVLQMSKNFGFVLPDSNKMYADIFISQNKLNGAEHGDKVVAKITDWPENSKNPFGKITQVLGKPGDHDTEIHSILLEYGLPYEFPAEVEKEAATLPIEITAEEIAKRRDMRKDLTFTIDPKDAKDFDDALSFTKLENGNYEIGVHIADVSHYVQPKTILDDEAYSRATSVYLVDRVVPMLPEMLSNGVCSLRPHEEKLTFSAVFEMNEKAELVNQWFGRTVTYSDQRFAYEEAQAIIENCSLSEINKGYTMPIDISIIDKEYQVAPALVEATLKLDELAKKLRKKRMKEGAISFDRVEVKFNLDEAANPIGVYFKESKDANKLIEEFMLLANRKVAEFIGFSKGKATNKTFIYRIHDEPDIEKLASLQSIIGKFGYKIDTASKESTSESLNKLLHDVHGKGEANMVETLAIRSMSKAAYTTQNIGHYGLAFDYYSHFTSPIRRYPDVMTHRLLQHYLDGASSPKAEIYEEKCKHSSKMEELASKAERESIKYMQVKYMQDHKNEAFEGVISGVTEWGIYVEIKSNKCEGMVRIRDIKDDYYIFDEKQYAIVGQSTKNTIQLGDEVVVKVKHTDLERKHLDFELISH
- a CDS encoding alanine racemase, which encodes MERNYCTYKEIFKKETFPLAYIDMEMLDANVKILTERANRGTIRIASKSVRSIEILKYLFRKSNKFKGIMSFTALESLFLVKQGFDDILLGYPCVDKNLISQIADVILKNKTIVLMVDKIEHVALINAVGKEKKVQLPICIDLDCSSDFGPIHFGVWRSSITNNQQLQKLLNSIKKSHFVKLDGLMGYEAQIAGLGDNVKGDTIKNLMIKILKNRSISKIRKRRTAAINLIKKNGFDLRFINGGGTGSIKETLEEKEITEITIGSGFYNPHLFDNYRDFQLNPSAGFAIQIVRNPKENYYTCHGGGYIASGSIDKLKAPKIDLLEGARFVANEGCGEVQTPIVYKGKEHLKIGDPVFLRHAKAGELCERFNEIYRIRNHKIIDKVTTYRGDGFAFL